The Spirosoma radiotolerans genome has a window encoding:
- the hisD gene encoding histidinol dehydrogenase: MNIISFPDRAEWPALLARPVQSTQQIEAAVAPILARVRTGGDAALIELAQTFDKVDLSEGGLEVPQAELDAAESQLSDELKTAIGQAYQNIRLFHERQKQPIEKIDTMPGVTCWRKSVGIEKVGLYIPGGTAPLFSTVLMLGVPAQLAGCREVVLCTPSNHPAIYFAAKLVGITKVFRIGGAQAIAAMAYGTESVPRVYKIFGPGNQYVTAAKMLVAKEGMAIDMPAGPSEVAVYADDSAIPAFVASDLLSQAEHGADSQVLLVSTSKKLITMVNLALPTQLSKLPRWELAEKALENSKAILVDTEADAIDLLNAYAAEHLILSVENAEAVAEKIINAGSIFLGNYTPESAGDYASGTNHTLPTNGFARAYSGVSLDSFVKKITIQHISPEGLQLLGPVVEAMAEAESLEAHKRAVSLRLASLTEVNPV; this comes from the coding sequence ATGAATATTATCTCATTCCCCGATCGTGCCGAATGGCCCGCGCTCCTGGCTCGGCCGGTGCAGTCAACGCAGCAGATTGAAGCGGCCGTAGCGCCTATTTTGGCACGGGTTCGCACCGGGGGCGACGCGGCTTTGATCGAGCTGGCGCAGACGTTTGATAAAGTCGATCTGTCGGAGGGTGGGCTTGAGGTGCCTCAGGCCGAACTCGACGCGGCCGAAAGCCAACTGAGTGACGAGCTGAAAACCGCCATTGGACAGGCGTATCAGAACATCCGGCTTTTTCATGAGCGGCAAAAACAACCCATCGAAAAAATTGACACCATGCCGGGCGTTACGTGCTGGCGCAAAAGCGTAGGTATCGAAAAGGTAGGCTTGTATATTCCCGGTGGTACGGCTCCGCTCTTTAGCACGGTGCTGATGCTGGGCGTTCCGGCGCAACTGGCTGGCTGTCGGGAAGTTGTTCTTTGTACCCCAAGTAATCACCCCGCCATTTATTTTGCGGCTAAGCTCGTCGGCATCACGAAGGTATTTCGCATCGGCGGAGCGCAGGCCATAGCAGCAATGGCTTACGGAACGGAATCGGTACCGCGGGTGTACAAGATTTTTGGGCCAGGCAATCAGTATGTTACAGCCGCAAAAATGCTCGTGGCCAAAGAAGGTATGGCTATCGACATGCCCGCGGGGCCGAGTGAAGTGGCTGTCTATGCCGATGATTCAGCCATACCGGCATTTGTGGCGTCGGATTTGCTTTCCCAGGCCGAACACGGTGCTGATAGTCAGGTGTTGCTGGTGTCGACGAGCAAGAAACTCATAACAATGGTTAATCTGGCCTTGCCAACTCAGCTAAGTAAACTACCTCGCTGGGAACTGGCCGAAAAAGCGCTGGAAAATAGTAAAGCTATTTTGGTCGATACGGAAGCCGATGCCATCGATTTACTGAATGCCTATGCCGCTGAGCACTTAATCCTGAGCGTTGAAAACGCGGAAGCAGTTGCTGAGAAGATCATCAATGCCGGCTCTATTTTCCTCGGCAACTACACCCCCGAATCGGCGGGCGATTATGCATCGGGAACCAACCATACGCTACCGACCAACGGCTTTGCCCGCGCCTACAGTGGCGTTTCGCTGGATAGCTTCGTTAAGAAAATTACTATTCAGCACATCAGTCCGGAGGGGTTACAGTTGCTGGGGCCGGTCGTTGAAGCAATGGCCGAAGCTGAATCGCTCGAGGCCCACAAACGGGCGGTGAGTTTGCGATTGGCGAGCCTGACGGAAGTAAATCCGGTTTGA